A window from Methylocystis sp. MJC1 encodes these proteins:
- a CDS encoding type II secretion system F family protein has product MDRQIIVVALIGVAVAGLMYAFVYPYLSGDIKAQKRQAALVGGPSDRAANTRVGDPAKRRKAIADSLKEVEDRNKKQRVTLEQSIAQAGLTWSKTAFLAGSVGFGLLVGFLVFVVNGDMLVALGAAAVGIFGLPNWMLSFLRKRRIMKFVDEFPGAIEVIIRGVKAGLPVADCFRIIASEGQEPVRSEFRRIVESQAIGLSLGEAVDRFTERVPVAEVSFFSIVINIQQKSGGNLSETLSNLSGVLRDRKKMKGKVQAMSSEAKASAGIIGSLPFLVGGAVFFTTPSYMMILFTTTIGKIIIGVCLLWMAMGVFIMRKMINFDM; this is encoded by the coding sequence ATGGATCGGCAGATTATTGTCGTGGCGTTGATTGGGGTCGCCGTCGCGGGCCTGATGTACGCCTTCGTCTATCCCTATCTCTCGGGAGATATCAAAGCCCAAAAGCGTCAGGCGGCCTTGGTCGGCGGCCCCTCTGACCGTGCAGCCAACACGAGAGTCGGCGATCCGGCGAAGCGGCGCAAGGCGATCGCGGACAGCTTGAAGGAAGTCGAGGATCGCAACAAGAAGCAGCGGGTCACGCTCGAGCAAAGTATCGCCCAAGCGGGTTTGACCTGGTCGAAAACGGCTTTTCTTGCCGGGTCGGTTGGGTTTGGGCTGCTTGTTGGATTTCTGGTGTTCGTCGTCAACGGCGACATGCTCGTCGCATTGGGCGCCGCCGCCGTCGGCATATTCGGATTGCCGAACTGGATGCTCTCATTCTTGCGCAAGCGTCGCATTATGAAGTTCGTGGACGAGTTTCCGGGGGCGATTGAGGTGATCATCCGCGGCGTCAAGGCGGGTCTGCCGGTAGCAGATTGCTTCCGCATTATTGCGTCGGAGGGTCAGGAGCCGGTTCGCAGCGAATTCCGACGCATTGTCGAATCTCAAGCGATTGGTCTTTCGCTCGGCGAAGCAGTCGACCGCTTCACCGAGCGCGTTCCTGTGGCCGAAGTGTCGTTCTTTTCTATCGTGATCAACATTCAGCAGAAGTCGGGCGGCAATCTTTCGGAGACGCTGTCAAATCTGTCCGGTGTCCTTCGTGATCGCAAGAAGATGAAGGGAAAGGTGCAGGCGATGTCGTCCGAAGCAAAGGCTTCCGCAGGCATCATCGGCAGCCTGCCTTTCCTCGTCGGCGGAGCGGTGTTTTTTACGACGCCGTCCTACATGATGATCCTGTTCACAACTACGATCGGCAAAATCATCATTGGAGTATGTCTTTTGTGGATGGCTATGGGCGTGTTCATCATGCGTAAGATGATCAATTTCGATATGTGA
- a CDS encoding type II secretion system F family protein produces MDGIVEKITNTHFLVSALTAIAVIATIITLAMPLLSDDSLAKRMKSVSSERERIRQRERAAAKSQQQIKGLRHESKTYMKNVVDRFSLSKWLNTEDAKMKLASAGFRGPQAEIAFLFFRLVTPIGFFLGALFWVLVLSDPETGMLFKVGVVLAATYLGIKAPELFISNTIAHRQQSMQKAFPDALDLMLICVESGMSIEHAFRKVGQEIGAQSLPLAEEFALATAELSYLPDRRTAYTNLAARTGLDGVKQISTVLIQAEKYGTPLGQALRITAQESRDHRLMEAEKKAAALPPKLTVPMIIFFLPVLMVVVLAPAAIQVMQTSG; encoded by the coding sequence ATGGACGGGATTGTAGAGAAGATCACAAACACGCATTTCCTCGTCAGCGCGCTGACGGCGATTGCGGTGATCGCGACCATCATAACGCTGGCCATGCCGCTGCTGAGCGACGACTCGCTCGCCAAGCGTATGAAAAGCGTCTCCAGCGAGCGTGAGAGAATCCGTCAGCGCGAACGCGCGGCCGCAAAGAGCCAGCAGCAGATCAAGGGCCTTCGCCACGAGTCGAAGACCTATATGAAGAATGTTGTCGATAGATTTTCCCTATCGAAATGGCTGAATACGGAGGACGCGAAAATGAAGCTCGCGTCTGCGGGCTTTCGCGGGCCGCAGGCGGAGATTGCGTTTTTGTTCTTTCGGCTCGTGACTCCGATCGGTTTTTTCCTTGGGGCGCTTTTTTGGGTTCTTGTCCTCAGCGACCCCGAGACGGGTATGCTTTTCAAGGTCGGCGTCGTGCTCGCGGCGACCTATCTCGGCATCAAGGCGCCGGAGCTGTTCATCAGCAATACGATCGCCCACCGTCAGCAATCGATGCAAAAGGCCTTTCCGGATGCGCTCGACCTGATGCTGATCTGCGTCGAATCCGGCATGTCGATCGAGCACGCTTTTCGCAAGGTCGGCCAGGAGATCGGCGCGCAATCGCTTCCGCTCGCTGAGGAGTTCGCGCTCGCGACGGCTGAGCTTTCCTATCTTCCCGACCGGCGCACGGCCTACACCAATCTTGCGGCGCGCACGGGTCTTGACGGCGTGAAGCAGATCTCCACTGTTCTGATCCAAGCCGAGAAATATGGCACGCCCCTCGGTCAAGCGCTGCGCATCACGGCGCAGGAAAGCCGCGACCATCGCCTGATGGAGGCGGAAAAGAAAGCCGCAGCCTTGCCGCCGAAATTGACCGTGCCGATGATCATCTTCTTTCTGCCGGTGCTGATGGTTGTCGTGCTGGCGCCCGCGGCGATTCAAGTCATGCAGACGTCCGGCTGA